A single Phoenix dactylifera cultivar Barhee BC4 chromosome 1, palm_55x_up_171113_PBpolish2nd_filt_p, whole genome shotgun sequence DNA region contains:
- the LOC103721001 gene encoding golgin subfamily A member 6-like protein 22, giving the protein MDFFKSVFAADSDPDPDPDPDPNPSLADSPRQQQSPPDDEEERGEEAQTAGGGGGGAWSFGGLIKTIASKKEFGSLIETYRRDLEEFGTGLKKETVAIREAATRAVQNLPGSLETGASVAQESLESVGQAIDDFGGSVWRGTAEIITHSKEAILAMESDPNSPDPSSIDAGTQNLAGSSRRYSRFDAQVLAIQSDPSTFSEEPEDAEDFKKWRSGFQLAEKEEEIENLCYENGALEGFLEKFVPSVMDYDTFWSRYYYRVRKLKQAEDARAKLVKRVISREEDEEDLSWEVDDDEEEEEKKEANKEEKKEEKKEEKIGEPEEKVVKVERNKDEEEKVTKKEDTTATSQSLEEKNHHDEILGVSVAMAEKEVPSTAEKEEIVGLNSEGLASKADDNTVAEAKTESGGSCKDSDVSVVSRPSMPEEDDLGWDEIEDLGEHDDKKISNSSGSPLKVDLRKRLSAAEDDEDLSWDIEDDVEPARP; this is encoded by the coding sequence ATGGATTTCTTCAAATCCGTCTTCGCCGCTGATTCCGATCCCGATCCCGATCCCGATCCGGATCCCAATCCCTCTCTCGCCGACTCCCCCCGGCAGCAGCAATCCCCGCCGGACGACGAGGAAGAACGGGGAGAAGAAGCGCAAACcgctggcggcggcggcggcggagcgtGGAGCTTCGGGGGTCTGATTAAGACAATCGCCTCGAAGAAGGAGTTTGGCTCCTTGATCGAGACCTACCGCCGGGACCTGGAGGAGTTCGGCACCGGCCTCAAGAAGGAGACGGTGGCGATCCGGGAGGCCGCTACTCGCGCCGTGCAGAACCTCCCGGGATCCCTGGAGACTGGAGCCTCCGTCGCCCAGGAGTCCCTCGAGTCCGTCGGCCAGGCCATCGACGACTTCGGCGGCTCCGTCTGGCGAGGCACCGCCGAGATCATCACCCACAGCAAAGAAGCCATCCTCGCCATGGAATCCGACCCCAATTCCCCCGATCCCTCCTCCATTGACGCCGGGACGCAGAATCTGGCCGGTTCTTCGAGGAGGTATAGCCGGTTTGATGCGCAGGTCCTCGCCATCCAGTCCGATCCGAGCACGTTCTCGGAGGAGCCGGAGGATGCTGAGGATTTCAAGAAGTGGAGATCAGGGTTCCAATTGgcggaaaaggaggaggagatcgaGAATTTGTGCTATGAAAATGGGGCTCTGGAGGGATTTCTTGAAAAGTTCGTGCCTTCTGTTATGGATTATGATACCTTCTGGAGTCGGTACTACTATAGGGTTCGTAAGCTCAAGCAGGCAGAGGATGCCAGGGCGAAACTCGTCAAGAGGGTGATTTCaagagaagaggatgaggaggatTTGAGCTGGGAGGTCGATGatgatgaggaagaagaagaaaagaaggaagcaaataaagaagaaaagaaggaagaaaagaaagaggaaaaaatagGAGAGCCTGAAGAAAAAGTTGTTAAggtagaaagaaacaaagatgaagaagaaaaagtaacaaagaaagaagacacTACCGCCACCTCTCAATCGCTAGAGGAGAAGAATCATCACGATGAGATCTTGGGAGTATCAGTGGCGATGGCTGAGAAGGAGGTGCCATCAACTGCAGAGAAGGAAGAAATTGTGGGATTGAACAGTGAGGGATTGGCATCCAAGGCAGATGATAACACAGTGGCTGAAGCGAAGACAGAGAGTGGAGGTTCATGCAAAGATAGCGATGTGTCAGTGGTGTCAAGGCCTTCTATGCCAGAAGAAGATGATCTTGGGTGGGATGAGATCGAAGATCTCGGGGAGCACGATGATAAGAAAATTAGTAATTCGAGTGGGAGTCCTCTTAAGGTGGATCTACGCAAGAGACTGAGTGCTGCTGAAGATGATGAGGACCTGAGTTGGGATATAGAAGATGATGTTGAGCCTGCCAGGCCTTGA